One genomic window of Armatimonadota bacterium includes the following:
- a CDS encoding carbon starvation protein A produces MNALTLLIIAICVFALAYRYYGAFLAAKVAVCDEKRKTPAYEFRDGKDYHPTNKYVLFGHHFAAIAGAGPLIGPVLAAQYGYLPGAIWILIGSVFAGAVQDYIILYASVRNRGESISKIAHKFLGPVAGWCTAFAVLFIIIVALAGLAGAVVNALQESSWGTFTIACSIPIAFLMGQWMYKIRPGKVTEATIIGVVLLIGGVVGGGWLPKSIAHYFVLSPDAIKIALPTYGFIAAVLPVWMLLCPRDYLSTYMKLGTVALLAIGIFFVHPHLVMPATTHFIHGGGPVVPGPVWPYVCLTIACGAISGFHALIGSGTTPKMISSEADIKPIGYGGMLIEGFVSLLALIAACTLYQGDYFAINANIVKFPDFAHHTVQLTELTRMVGEHSLVGRTGGAVTLAVGMARIFSKLPGMTNLMSYWYHFAIMFEALFILTTIDTGTRVARFIVQEMLGSVYKPLGKGTWMPGVIFTSFLVTYSWYYLLKGGTISTIWPMFGIANQLLSIIALAIGTTCILQRSAKRVYALTTFLPFLFMAVTVLTSGVQYTIGILSGPEADWLKGSLTIIMMILAVIVSVDCAIKWVKILKCPKCPTGSDPDRDLMGLAEGIDIND; encoded by the coding sequence ATGAATGCACTCACTCTTCTTATCATCGCGATATGCGTATTTGCGCTCGCCTATCGTTACTATGGCGCCTTTCTCGCTGCCAAAGTAGCTGTCTGCGACGAAAAAAGAAAAACTCCGGCTTATGAGTTCAGGGACGGCAAGGACTATCATCCAACCAACAAGTATGTCCTTTTCGGTCACCACTTCGCCGCCATTGCAGGCGCAGGACCTCTGATCGGGCCTGTTTTGGCCGCTCAATACGGCTATTTGCCGGGAGCAATCTGGATACTCATCGGTTCTGTCTTTGCAGGCGCAGTTCAGGACTATATCATTCTGTATGCATCCGTCAGAAACAGAGGCGAGTCGATCTCCAAGATCGCGCATAAGTTCTTAGGCCCTGTGGCCGGTTGGTGCACGGCGTTTGCGGTCCTCTTTATTATCATAGTCGCGCTTGCCGGTCTTGCGGGAGCTGTGGTGAATGCTCTGCAGGAGAGTTCCTGGGGTACATTCACGATCGCTTGCAGCATACCCATCGCGTTCCTGATGGGTCAGTGGATGTATAAGATCAGACCCGGCAAGGTGACCGAGGCCACTATAATAGGCGTGGTGCTGCTGATCGGAGGTGTAGTCGGCGGAGGCTGGCTTCCTAAGAGCATTGCGCACTACTTTGTGCTATCGCCGGATGCCATAAAGATTGCCCTGCCCACATACGGCTTTATTGCCGCGGTCCTGCCGGTGTGGATGCTGCTGTGCCCGAGGGATTATCTGTCCACATATATGAAACTCGGGACCGTTGCGCTTCTGGCGATAGGGATTTTCTTCGTGCATCCCCATCTGGTGATGCCTGCGACCACTCATTTTATTCATGGCGGCGGCCCGGTCGTCCCAGGCCCCGTATGGCCGTATGTGTGTCTGACCATCGCCTGCGGTGCAATTTCGGGTTTTCATGCCCTGATAGGTTCGGGCACCACTCCCAAGATGATCAGCAGTGAAGCCGATATCAAGCCCATCGGCTACGGCGGCATGCTTATTGAAGGTTTCGTCAGCCTGCTTGCCCTTATAGCCGCCTGCACTTTGTATCAGGGCGACTATTTCGCAATCAATGCCAACATCGTTAAGTTCCCAGATTTCGCCCATCATACGGTTCAGTTGACTGAACTCACCAGAATGGTAGGCGAACACAGTCTGGTAGGCCGGACAGGCGGCGCGGTCACTCTTGCGGTCGGTATGGCGCGTATATTTTCCAAGCTGCCGGGTATGACGAACCTGATGTCGTATTGGTATCACTTTGCAATTATGTTCGAGGCGCTGTTCATACTGACCACCATCGATACCGGCACGCGTGTCGCTCGCTTTATAGTGCAAGAGATGCTCGGTTCCGTATATAAGCCTCTGGGCAAGGGAACATGGATGCCGGGTGTTATCTTTACCAGTTTTCTGGTGACATATTCCTGGTATTATCTGCTCAAGGGCGGCACCATCAGCACCATCTGGCCGATGTTCGGTATCGCAAATCAGCTTCTGAGCATAATCGCTCTGGCTATCGGCACAACCTGCATCCTGCAGCGTTCTGCCAAGCGCGTCTATGCCCTCACCACGTTCCTTCCGTTTCTCTTTATGGCAGTCACGGTCCTGACCTCCGGGGTGCAGTATACAATAGGCATTTTGAGTGGTCCCGAAGCGGATTGGCTCAAGGGAAGCCTGACGATAATCATGATGATCCTTGCCGTGATAGTCTCAGTCGACTGCGCAATCAAGTGGGTGAAAATACTCAAATGTCCTAAGTGCCCGACCGGCTCCGATCCCGATAGAGACCTCATGGGTCTTGCCGAGGGCATTGATATAAATGACTAG
- a CDS encoding alpha amylase family protein codes for MRYTLFLMGISLMWVLPGAAADSCLNEICRQKHLQGRIIWFDAEANLRQLSSRKGVAETVRKCREANINTIIVDVKPLSGLVLYKSRIAPRLTSLNGVAYPRDYDLLRAVVDEGHKAGIAVHASINVFSEGSQSAGGGPAFKNRDWQCVQYEMDRCVCTSDGQKRSLRSADGPYQGDICAYGSNSGVIGDLPPDTTYVRVSGDGRASRAEQVIGRAHLCAPDGGFILLGNNDAGGWLKQTADSGAKFTLEGKAAMRRVSETDNLHQAVFVNPCNPDVQAYELSIMREIVEKYDVDGIVLDRMRYPNIYTDFSDVTRKQFESFIGKKVQSWPEDIFARPLVPGDIARGPLFKDWLKFRAQVIRDFLAQVRATVKSIRRGVQLGVYVGSWYPVYFDVGVNWGSPSHSAPDLDWWPNGYEETGYADLADYICTGCYYTYPTRKEALDKGEQEWKSVEAAAQESMNAVKDETFVYGSLYLRQYNGRPDKFLEAIRQCLDKTQGCMLFDLVYVRDYDWWSVLKQAFPKPVSAPHEAPSLLSQSRNGRPAGS; via the coding sequence ATGCGTTACACACTTTTTTTGATGGGGATATCGCTTATGTGGGTTCTGCCGGGCGCTGCGGCGGATAGCTGTCTAAATGAGATTTGCAGGCAAAAACACCTGCAGGGCCGAATAATCTGGTTTGATGCCGAGGCGAACCTACGGCAGCTTTCGAGCCGCAAAGGCGTCGCCGAGACCGTCCGAAAATGCCGTGAAGCCAATATCAATACCATAATCGTGGACGTCAAACCCCTCTCGGGGCTGGTGCTGTATAAGAGCAGGATAGCCCCTCGCCTGACCAGTTTGAATGGGGTCGCATATCCGCGCGATTACGATCTGCTAAGAGCCGTGGTAGATGAGGGCCACAAGGCAGGCATTGCGGTCCATGCTTCCATCAATGTCTTTTCAGAGGGATCCCAGAGCGCAGGCGGCGGTCCCGCATTTAAGAATCGCGACTGGCAGTGCGTTCAGTATGAAATGGACCGCTGCGTCTGCACAAGTGACGGCCAGAAGAGGTCTCTGCGTTCAGCCGACGGTCCTTATCAGGGAGATATTTGCGCCTACGGTTCCAACTCAGGTGTTATCGGTGATCTTCCTCCCGACACCACCTATGTGAGAGTATCCGGTGACGGCCGGGCGAGCCGTGCCGAGCAGGTAATAGGGCGCGCGCATCTCTGCGCTCCTGACGGCGGATTTATCTTACTGGGTAATAATGATGCGGGTGGCTGGCTCAAGCAGACAGCCGACAGCGGGGCAAAGTTTACACTCGAAGGCAAGGCAGCCATGCGCCGTGTCAGCGAGACCGATAACCTCCACCAAGCTGTTTTCGTGAACCCTTGCAATCCTGATGTTCAGGCATACGAGTTGAGCATTATGCGTGAGATCGTCGAGAAATACGATGTTGACGGCATAGTGCTCGACAGGATGCGCTACCCCAATATTTACACCGATTTCAGTGATGTCACGCGCAAACAGTTCGAGAGCTTCATCGGCAAGAAAGTGCAAAGCTGGCCAGAAGATATCTTCGCCAGGCCGCTTGTTCCCGGTGATATCGCGCGCGGGCCGTTATTCAAAGACTGGCTGAAGTTCAGAGCACAGGTGATACGCGATTTTCTCGCGCAGGTCAGAGCCACGGTCAAGTCTATCAGGCGCGGAGTCCAGCTTGGTGTATATGTTGGGTCATGGTATCCGGTCTATTTCGACGTGGGCGTAAACTGGGGCAGCCCAAGCCACAGCGCACCGGATCTGGACTGGTGGCCTAACGGCTACGAAGAGACAGGCTATGCCGATCTTGCGGATTATATCTGCACGGGCTGTTATTATACTTACCCTACTCGCAAAGAAGCCCTGGATAAAGGCGAACAGGAGTGGAAGAGTGTCGAGGCGGCTGCCCAGGAGTCTATGAATGCCGTCAAGGACGAGACTTTCGTCTATGGCAGCCTCTACCTGCGCCAGTATAACGGTCGGCCCGATAAGTTTCTTGAGGCGATCAGGCAGTGTCTGGATAAGACTCAGGGCTGCATGCTCTTCGATCTGGTGTATGTCCGCGACTATGACTGGTGGTCCGTCCTCAAACAGGCATTTCCAAAACCGGTGAGTGCCCCGCATGAGGCTCCGTCCCTGCTCTCGCAATCGCGAAACGGCAGGCCCGCCGGAAGCTAA
- a CDS encoding pyruvate formate lyase family protein gives MNELLIEKKHSVREREHKRFRQQAPPDVLAECERENSSGMRRAALLIKRQCEAESVVIEPGERIVFTRTIPCIPRIYADMDPVCLINNICADWQMALSQGLLGRREAAADARERYKDNPQASEFLDCAIESIDAVLALAARYAQAAEQMGRHDIAQMLRNVPANAPRSFHEALQSLKFMHSALWLAGHYHVGLGRFDQYMWTYLEADLKSGVLTESDAEDLLAEFFISLNKDTDVYYGVQRGDNGQSIMLGGVKRDGSDAVNPLTRMVLRVVRDVGMIDPKINLRINADTDLDLLCLATELTSKGLGFPQYANDDVVIPSLVAHGYDLEDARDYSVAACWEFIIPGKGMEIVNYETMRFPKIVDQAIRNGLAAGDTFDGILNRVKVGIDEAARRYADCYSKRQLPPAPFYSVLMDDCIENGRDLSSGVKYNNVGIHGACSASAADALAAVKKHVFDQHDIDPADLLAALDADYDGFEDIKQKLQNDSPKVGNNDDAADSMLTTLFDYFADACEKLGDHDGKWIMRPGTGSAMFYLYMADEVGATAEGRKKGEYFSANLAPAPNIRVHGPISVLQTYSKIDYKRVCNGGPITMELSDAVFRDQDSVRKVAMLVRTFAQLGCQQLQLNTLNYEKLMDAKAHPERHRDLIVRVWGWSGYFCELAPEYQEHVINRYKYAL, from the coding sequence ATGAACGAGCTTCTAATAGAGAAAAAACACAGCGTCAGAGAGCGTGAGCATAAGCGCTTCCGGCAGCAGGCCCCGCCGGATGTGTTGGCCGAATGCGAGCGTGAGAACTCGTCGGGCATGCGGCGGGCAGCGCTGCTCATAAAGCGCCAGTGCGAGGCGGAGAGCGTTGTGATAGAACCTGGCGAGAGAATAGTGTTCACGCGCACAATACCCTGCATACCGCGAATTTATGCCGATATGGACCCTGTGTGTCTGATTAACAATATCTGCGCCGATTGGCAGATGGCACTCTCTCAGGGCCTGCTCGGGCGTAGAGAAGCCGCAGCCGATGCGCGGGAGCGGTATAAAGATAATCCTCAGGCATCTGAATTTCTGGACTGCGCGATAGAGTCAATCGACGCCGTGCTGGCTCTCGCCGCGCGTTACGCCCAAGCCGCAGAGCAGATGGGCAGGCACGATATAGCCCAAATGCTGCGAAACGTCCCGGCTAATGCCCCGCGTTCATTTCATGAGGCTCTGCAGTCGCTCAAGTTCATGCATTCCGCTCTCTGGCTTGCCGGGCACTATCATGTCGGCCTTGGCCGGTTCGACCAGTATATGTGGACGTACCTCGAAGCCGATCTAAAATCCGGCGTGCTTACCGAATCCGATGCCGAAGACCTGCTTGCCGAGTTTTTCATCTCGCTCAATAAAGACACTGATGTTTATTACGGAGTCCAGCGCGGCGATAACGGCCAGTCTATCATGCTCGGCGGCGTCAAGCGCGACGGCTCCGACGCTGTGAACCCTCTCACGCGCATGGTCCTGCGGGTGGTGCGGGATGTTGGCATGATCGATCCAAAGATTAACCTTCGGATTAACGCCGATACGGACCTCGATCTTTTGTGCCTGGCTACCGAGCTTACCAGCAAGGGCCTGGGTTTCCCACAGTACGCAAATGACGATGTCGTGATCCCGTCTCTGGTCGCCCACGGCTACGACCTGGAGGATGCGCGCGATTATTCCGTAGCTGCGTGCTGGGAGTTCATTATTCCCGGTAAGGGTATGGAGATAGTAAACTACGAGACAATGCGGTTTCCGAAAATTGTAGACCAAGCTATCCGCAATGGCCTTGCCGCCGGAGACACGTTCGATGGAATACTGAACCGCGTTAAAGTAGGTATTGATGAGGCTGCACGACGTTATGCCGACTGCTATTCTAAGCGGCAACTGCCGCCCGCGCCTTTCTACTCAGTACTGATGGATGACTGTATAGAAAATGGACGAGATCTGTCCTCAGGAGTCAAATACAACAACGTAGGCATTCATGGCGCCTGCTCAGCAAGCGCGGCTGACGCACTGGCTGCAGTCAAGAAGCATGTCTTCGATCAGCACGATATAGACCCTGCCGATCTGCTTGCCGCACTGGACGCCGACTATGATGGCTTCGAGGATATAAAGCAAAAGCTGCAGAACGACTCTCCAAAGGTCGGCAACAATGACGATGCAGCGGATAGTATGCTCACTACACTCTTCGACTACTTTGCCGATGCCTGTGAGAAACTTGGCGATCATGATGGCAAATGGATCATGCGCCCCGGCACAGGCTCAGCCATGTTCTACCTTTACATGGCCGACGAGGTGGGCGCAACTGCCGAGGGTCGCAAGAAAGGCGAGTATTTCAGTGCCAATCTAGCTCCGGCTCCCAACATCCGGGTGCATGGCCCTATAAGTGTGCTGCAGACCTATTCTAAGATCGACTATAAGCGCGTATGCAATGGGGGACCGATCACAATGGAGCTTTCAGATGCCGTCTTTCGCGATCAGGACTCAGTCCGCAAAGTGGCCATGCTGGTGCGCACCTTTGCCCAGCTAGGCTGCCAGCAGCTTCAGCTCAACACACTTAACTATGAGAAGTTGATGGATGCAAAGGCTCATCCCGAGAGACATCGTGACCTGATCGTGCGGGTATGGGGCTGGAGCGGTTACTTCTGCGAGCTTGCTCCCGAGTATCAGGAGCACGTGATCAACCGATACAAATACGCGTTGTGA
- a CDS encoding radical SAM protein, translating into MSEGIIFDIREFCIHDGPGIRTTVFLKGCPLRCKWCHNPEGMSAEPQMINSAGSRRIVGEKYQASEVADRLNSQADILCANEGGVTFSGGEPLMQSRFVKDIIDLLDKKLHIVLDTSGCGTHSDFQMLAARVDMVYFDLKLIDRQAHVKYTGVDNDPILCNLRALSEFEKPFVIRIPLVPTVTDTDENLSAIAKTVRGLPGLVRVDLLPYNKAAGGKYASAGMVFDPGYDESAQLNLNIDCFKKEQVEVRVA; encoded by the coding sequence GTGTCTGAGGGCATTATATTTGACATTCGTGAGTTTTGTATACACGACGGCCCCGGCATCCGCACGACGGTTTTTCTAAAAGGCTGCCCTCTGCGCTGCAAGTGGTGTCACAACCCCGAGGGCATGTCAGCCGAGCCTCAGATGATTAACAGCGCGGGCAGCCGGCGCATAGTGGGGGAGAAGTATCAAGCCTCCGAGGTGGCAGATCGTCTTAACAGCCAGGCGGATATCCTCTGCGCCAACGAGGGCGGAGTGACCTTCTCCGGCGGCGAGCCTCTTATGCAATCCCGGTTCGTTAAAGACATAATCGACCTGCTCGACAAGAAACTGCATATCGTTCTCGATACATCCGGCTGCGGCACACACAGTGATTTTCAAATGCTTGCCGCAAGAGTCGATATGGTATATTTTGATCTGAAGCTGATCGACCGCCAGGCGCATGTCAAGTATACGGGTGTGGACAACGATCCTATTCTGTGCAACCTGCGTGCCCTCAGTGAGTTTGAAAAACCGTTTGTGATCCGGATCCCACTTGTGCCGACGGTTACGGATACGGATGAAAATTTATCCGCGATAGCAAAAACAGTCCGCGGCCTGCCCGGGCTGGTTAGGGTGGATCTGCTGCCCTATAATAAGGCTGCAGGCGGCAAATACGCGTCTGCCGGGATGGTCTTTGACCCGGGCTATGATGAGTCCGCCCAGTTGAATTTAAATATTGATTGCTTCAAGAAAGAGCAGGTGGAAGTGCGGGTAGCATGA
- the cdaA gene encoding diadenylate cyclase CdaA — MNLFGAWLKYLAAAGWTNIISTFFDIIFVAALVYWLIMLSKRSRAWQIIWGLLLFLFLVPITDWLHLQTLNYLLRSFLPLGPVAIVILFLPELRHALENMGRFAGWGAGLAVMDEEDRSSLIDVIVKATCRMSERQIGALIVIEREGSLDDIAATGTRLDAQASEGLIGSIFNPGSPLHDGAVIIRGNRIIAAGCTLPLSESAHVGTMIHTRHKAALGVAEESDAAVVVVSEETGTISLALEGKLHRGLTEESLTRRLKTLSGISDEKEKKSDFARKVNGTIRKARSRLR, encoded by the coding sequence TTGAACTTATTTGGGGCATGGCTTAAATACCTCGCGGCTGCGGGGTGGACCAACATTATTTCAACATTTTTTGACATCATATTCGTGGCCGCGCTTGTTTACTGGCTGATTATGCTCTCCAAGCGCAGCCGCGCATGGCAAATCATCTGGGGACTGTTACTCTTCTTATTCCTCGTTCCGATTACCGATTGGCTTCATCTGCAGACTCTCAACTACCTGCTGCGCTCATTTTTGCCTTTGGGACCGGTCGCAATTGTTATCCTTTTCCTGCCTGAACTGCGTCATGCGCTTGAAAACATGGGCAGGTTCGCCGGATGGGGCGCAGGACTTGCCGTAATGGACGAAGAAGACCGCTCATCTCTGATAGATGTAATCGTGAAGGCGACATGCAGGATGTCGGAGAGGCAGATAGGCGCGCTGATTGTGATCGAACGCGAAGGCTCGCTCGACGATATAGCCGCTACAGGGACCCGTCTGGATGCGCAGGCAAGCGAGGGATTGATCGGCTCGATCTTTAATCCCGGCAGCCCCCTGCACGACGGCGCGGTCATCATTCGAGGCAACAGAATTATAGCCGCAGGCTGCACACTCCCCCTGAGCGAAAGCGCCCATGTCGGGACAATGATACATACCCGTCACAAGGCTGCGCTGGGTGTAGCTGAGGAAAGCGACGCTGCAGTGGTGGTGGTCTCGGAAGAGACGGGCACGATCTCGCTTGCGCTCGAAGGCAAGCTCCATCGCGGTCTGACCGAGGAATCTCTGACGCGCAGACTTAAGACTCTTTCGGGAATATCGGATGAAAAAGAGAAAAAATCGGATTTCGCACGCAAAGTCAATGGCACAATCAGGAAGGCGAGGTCCAGACTGAGATGA
- a CDS encoding CdaR family protein, which translates to MIRHNLFYKLLALGVAVGLFLYVNAEQNPRARKTYTVPLTAGNVAKGYVAEISQDEASVTISGLKSVMDSIQRVTAVVDLSSATPSFGRDEKTFKIKANVFGVAPADLDNLDIKVSPQSVRVRIEALSGKKLPVEVKFPAAPPLGYSYSNPVLIPGSVSVSGKSTEVSLVKRVVLTLPNRFSDQSIDDYFALTPLDSSGSKVEDVTLSPEKVRLKIELVEVPATKTVIVSPNIQGDPKYPAKVNRVTAVPASVTIMGKPSALAAISTITTDRVSIEGASDTVTSNVDLRVPPGAKVSGHGSARITVYIGAHD; encoded by the coding sequence ATGATCCGCCATAATCTCTTCTATAAACTGCTTGCCCTTGGCGTGGCTGTCGGCCTGTTTTTGTATGTAAACGCTGAACAGAACCCAAGAGCACGAAAGACTTATACTGTCCCACTGACTGCAGGTAATGTCGCCAAGGGTTATGTGGCTGAGATTAGTCAGGATGAAGCAAGCGTGACAATAAGCGGTCTCAAATCGGTCATGGACTCTATACAAAGGGTGACCGCCGTTGTTGACCTGAGTTCAGCTACACCGAGTTTCGGCAGGGATGAAAAGACATTTAAGATCAAGGCAAACGTATTTGGAGTGGCTCCGGCAGATTTGGACAACCTTGATATCAAGGTTAGCCCTCAGTCTGTCAGGGTGCGCATAGAAGCTCTCAGCGGCAAAAAGCTGCCGGTCGAGGTAAAGTTCCCCGCCGCGCCGCCGCTTGGTTACTCATACTCCAACCCTGTGCTCATACCGGGCAGCGTCAGTGTATCGGGTAAAAGCACGGAAGTATCACTGGTAAAGAGAGTGGTGCTGACCCTGCCCAACCGGTTTTCCGACCAATCCATTGACGATTACTTTGCTTTGACGCCTCTCGATTCGAGCGGAAGCAAGGTGGAAGATGTGACTCTATCGCCTGAAAAGGTGAGGCTGAAAATCGAACTGGTCGAGGTCCCTGCAACCAAAACAGTGATAGTCAGCCCCAACATTCAGGGGGATCCGAAATATCCGGCCAAGGTCAATCGTGTGACGGCTGTTCCGGCATCGGTGACGATAATGGGCAAACCCAGCGCATTGGCGGCAATAAGCACAATTACTACGGACAGGGTTTCTATCGAAGGAGCAAGCGATACTGTTACCAGCAATGTTGACCTGAGGGTCCCGCCTGGCGCAAAGGTATCAGGACATGGAAGCGCAAGGATAACAGTCTATATAGGAGCGCACGATTGA
- the ndk gene encoding nucleoside-diphosphate kinase — protein MMAERTFIMIKPDGVARKLIGEIIGRIERRNFTIVAMKMLTPSREIARKHYAVHEGKDFFEGVVDFITSGPVVAMVVEGENAITLMRNTMGATKPENAVPGTIRGDLTISTRENLIHGSDSPETAACEIGLWFPELQS, from the coding sequence TTGATGGCTGAGAGGACTTTCATAATGATCAAGCCCGATGGAGTGGCTAGAAAGCTCATCGGTGAGATAATAGGCCGGATCGAACGGCGCAACTTCACGATTGTCGCGATGAAGATGCTTACACCCTCTCGCGAGATTGCACGGAAGCACTATGCAGTCCACGAAGGCAAAGACTTCTTCGAGGGTGTGGTGGACTTCATTACCTCGGGACCGGTGGTGGCTATGGTGGTCGAAGGCGAAAATGCAATAACTCTGATGCGAAACACCATGGGCGCTACAAAGCCTGAAAACGCCGTCCCTGGAACAATCCGGGGAGACCTCACGATAAGCACGCGCGAAAACCTCATTCATGGCTCGGATTCACCGGAAACTGCCGCATGTGAAATTGGTCTGTGGTTTCCTGAGCTGCAGAGCTAA
- a CDS encoding PIG-L family deacetylase has translation MAKRVLFIGAHPDDIEFYCGGLVHMLGKNGTNVTFAIGTRGGKGYKGWMKRRLESMRTSNQLDSAAILGSVNVIFYDYPDKSLTEHIDAYASDLKTLIESADPDLIFSWDPDYIYNPHPDHQAAAYAGRIASADSHVFYYGTREPDLWIGFGEDIYQVKLKSLRAHRTETPWYYWMLIRKAFLERLMGEGAKVNQPYAEVLREP, from the coding sequence ATGGCGAAGAGAGTCCTGTTTATAGGCGCGCATCCGGACGATATAGAGTTCTACTGCGGCGGGCTGGTCCACATGCTCGGCAAAAACGGGACTAATGTCACCTTCGCAATAGGCACGCGTGGAGGCAAGGGTTATAAGGGCTGGATGAAGCGGCGGCTTGAGAGTATGCGGACATCCAACCAACTCGACTCTGCGGCAATTTTAGGCAGCGTCAATGTCATCTTCTATGATTATCCCGATAAATCCCTCACCGAGCACATAGACGCCTACGCCTCCGATCTCAAAACACTCATCGAGAGCGCCGACCCCGACCTCATATTCTCATGGGACCCGGACTATATCTACAATCCTCACCCCGATCACCAGGCTGCCGCCTATGCCGGCCGCATTGCGTCGGCAGATAGCCATGTTTTCTATTATGGCACACGCGAGCCTGATCTATGGATAGGTTTTGGTGAGGATATCTATCAGGTTAAGCTCAAGTCACTCCGAGCGCACCGCACCGAGACTCCGTGGTATTACTGGATGCTGATCCGCAAGGCGTTTCTTGAAAGGCTCATGGGCGAGGGAGCAAAAGTAAACCAGCCCTATGCCGAGGTTTTGAGAGAGCCGTAG
- a CDS encoding sugar phosphate isomerase/epimerase family protein, with amino-acid sequence MQQPLRLGLSSSAFIYMMPREIVECMGPAKQLDDRQNKMMVDFTHEMMDAINGSDIAAMECYHSTIWDADMVLEPILDNPNVEFWSVHAPYGRLNDPSSPDPDIRASAYRAYCSGVDVAHRLGAKVVVAHPGAKAEYDMPQPERLKLVPEVIAKVADYAAKFDIKIAVEPLPNDEPGSTLEEVLWILDQVDRSNAGVNIDVNHLFPAAAIPGMIRKAGKRIFSTHISDQDDHERHWLPFEGKLDWSAVLEAFIEIGYQGPLIYETHIRTANTLKEAAQIVVDNYNRLMKVPVGQTSR; translated from the coding sequence ATGCAGCAACCATTACGCCTTGGCCTGTCAAGCAGCGCCTTTATTTACATGATGCCCAGAGAGATCGTCGAGTGTATGGGACCCGCTAAGCAGCTCGATGACAGACAAAACAAAATGATGGTCGATTTCACGCATGAGATGATGGACGCCATAAACGGCTCCGATATCGCCGCCATGGAGTGCTATCATTCAACAATATGGGATGCAGACATGGTCCTCGAGCCGATCCTGGATAACCCGAATGTCGAGTTCTGGTCGGTGCATGCTCCGTATGGCCGCCTGAATGACCCCTCTTCGCCCGATCCCGATATCCGCGCATCAGCCTATAGAGCCTATTGCTCGGGGGTCGATGTTGCGCATCGATTAGGCGCAAAAGTGGTGGTGGCTCACCCCGGAGCAAAAGCGGAGTATGACATGCCGCAGCCCGAGAGGCTAAAGCTGGTTCCCGAGGTCATAGCCAAGGTCGCGGATTATGCCGCCAAGTTCGATATCAAAATCGCAGTCGAACCCCTGCCCAATGATGAGCCCGGCAGCACTCTTGAGGAAGTCCTCTGGATTCTAGATCAGGTAGACCGCTCGAACGCAGGCGTAAATATAGATGTCAATCATCTTTTTCCCGCGGCAGCCATACCTGGTATGATCAGAAAAGCGGGCAAACGAATATTCAGCACACACATATCCGACCAGGACGATCACGAGCGTCACTGGCTGCCCTTTGAGGGTAAACTGGACTGGAGCGCAGTCCTTGAGGCGTTTATTGAAATAGGCTATCAGGGTCCGCTGATTTACGAGACCCATATCAGGACCGCCAATACGCTCAAAGAGGCTGCACAGATTGTTGTTGATAACTACAATCGATTAATGAAGGTGCCCGTGGGACAAACCTCCCGCTAA
- a CDS encoding BlaI/MecI/CopY family transcriptional regulator, with protein sequence MKKASLGEQELELLRFVTENAPIALRDVAERYGAPRGQARTTIHTMLERLRKKGYLSREQVDGVFQYSPCIEKSELLTDLVGEFMQRVLKGSLKPFTAYLAQNSDLNSEELDDLRKMVDTLDERRKGEKKDA encoded by the coding sequence ATGAAAAAAGCTTCATTGGGAGAACAGGAACTCGAACTGCTCAGGTTTGTTACAGAGAATGCGCCAATCGCTCTGAGGGATGTGGCAGAGCGCTACGGAGCGCCGAGAGGACAGGCGCGCACGACAATTCACACCATGTTGGAACGGCTGCGCAAGAAAGGTTACCTCTCTCGCGAACAGGTCGATGGTGTTTTTCAATACTCTCCGTGCATTGAAAAGTCGGAGCTGCTCACTGACCTGGTCGGAGAGTTTATGCAGCGGGTCCTGAAAGGCTCACTCAAGCCTTTTACGGCATATCTGGCTCAGAACTCCGATCTGAACTCAGAAGAGCTTGATGATCTCAGAAAGATGGTAGATACGCTGGATGAACGCCGGAAAGGGGAGAAGAAAGATGCTTGA